From the genome of Aquila chrysaetos chrysaetos chromosome 12, bAquChr1.4, whole genome shotgun sequence, one region includes:
- the ATPAF1 gene encoding ATP synthase mitochondrial F1 complex assembly factor 1, producing the protein MAGPLLQACGLGAALRSRAALRPLGLLAPPSRGVAGPGPGEAALEENPFYEKYRHKIRELRRSSPDVFESRMEKRNEAKKQPVGYSSQGEFIRCMEEKAEGLGTKTSKGGFTKDKTLDSILNVEMVKEKSAEEIKQIWNQYFSAKDTVYAVIPAEKFDLIRKRAQKCPSFLYALPRKEGYEFFVGQWSGTELHFTSLINIQTQGETAPSQLVLYHYPELQKEKGIVLMTAEMDSKFLVVHEAQCLANQVQLFYATDRSETYELVETFNHRSSEFKYMSVIAELEQSGLGRELRPGQVSDKS; encoded by the exons ATGGCGGGGCCGCTGCTGCAGGCCTGCGGGCTGGGGGCGGCCCTGCGGAGCCGCGCCGCTCTCCGCCCGCTGGGGCTGCTGGCCCCGCCGAGCCGGGgggtggcggggccggggccgggagaGGCGGCTCTGGAGGAGAACCCCTTCTACGAGAAGTACCGGCACAAGATCCGGGAGCTGCGGAG ATCCAGTCCAGATGTGTTTGAGTCCcgcatggaaaaaagaaatgaagcgAAAAAGCAGCCTGTGGGATATTCTAGTCAAGGAGAGTTTATCAGATGCATGGAGGAAAAG gCAGAAGGCTTGGGCACAAAGACATCAAAGGGCGGATTCACAAAAGATAAG ACACTTGATTCGATTCTTAATGTTGAGATGGTGAAGGAAAAATCAGCGGAGGAGATAAAACAG ATTTGgaatcagtatttttctgcaaaagataCAGTTTATGCTGTTATTCCT GCAGAGAAGTTTGATTTAATAAGGAAGAGAGCCCAGAAATGTCCATCG tttctgtATGCTTTGCCAAGAAAAGAAGGCTATGAGTTCTTTGTGGGGCAGTGGTCAGGAACAGAATTGCACTTCACTTCCCTAATAAACATTCAG ACCCAAGGTGAAACTGCTCCTAGCCAGTTGGTCTTGTACCATTATCCTgagctgcaaaaggaaaaagggataGTACTAATGACAGCAGAAATGGACTCCAAGTTCTTG GTGGTCCATGAAGCACAGTGCTTGGCGAATCAAGTGCAGCTTTTCTATGCAACAGATCGTTCTGAGACCTACGAATTAGTGGAGACCTTCAACCACAGATCTAGTGAATTTAAATATATGTCAGTTATAGCAGAGCTTGAGCAAAGCGGACTTGGAAGAGAACTGAGACCTGGTCAGGTTTCTGACAAGTCATAG